In Colletotrichum higginsianum IMI 349063 chromosome 3, whole genome shotgun sequence, a genomic segment contains:
- a CDS encoding Glucosamine 6-phosphate synthetase has translation MCRFLVYRGSDDILLSKLILDPTHSILKQSFDSRLRLDTRRGQNNADGFGIGFYTDPKLGHAPCLFTSTIPAWNCTNLQRIASKTASQLIFAHVRATTEGSLSEDNCHPFCHGSLMWMHNGGLGGWKYIKRRLGERLADKWYLGVQGGTDSEWAFALFLDTLERMGLDPSSQPANGFGPTVLRKAMLKTIATINELIDGIPESTIQSESVDTRSLLNFAVTDGKSVICTRYISSATDEAASLYYSSGTEWGTRTSALSDRNYQMERQDKGADIVLVASEPLTFERENWVNVPTNSILTIHNQTVMVHPIIDKYYDRSPYHARSSAFVQTKGLMANEKISSLLSPATASLPSPETSKKSLGPTIPFGLSRSHTPDPGFTGKSRSPSQLHEVTTPADSKSIITISSAQTITPRPPVQGNIKVKRAAPEQVSPNVDSDTESLLPEDQNQNRTEFGHPNKLSRYFPELTMS, from the exons ATGTGCAGGTTCCTG GTCTACCGGGGAAGTGACGATATTCTTCTCTCTAAGCTTATCCTTGACCCAACTCACTCCATACTGAAGCAATCATTTGATTCCCGGCTCAGATTG GATACCCGGAGAGGCCAGAACAACGCCGATGGCTTCGGAATAGGGTTTTATACCGACCCCAAGCTGGGTCATGCCCCTTGTCTCTTTACCTCGACGATTCCCGCCTGGAACTGCACCAATCTCCAGCGCATTGCCTCCAAAACCGCCTCACAACTCATCTTCGCCCATGTCCGGGCCACAACCGAGGGCTCGCTGAGCGAAGACAATTGCCACCCGTTCTGCCACGGCAGTCTGATGTGGATGCACAACGGGGGTCTAGGTGGTTGGAAATACATCAAAAGAAGACTTGGGGAGAGGTTGGCCGACAAGTGGTACTTGGGAGTTCAAGGAGGAACAGACAGTGAATGGGCGTTTGCCTTGTTTCTCGACACACTTGAACGAATGGGACTTGACCCCAGCTCACAGCCTGCCAATGGATTCGGTCCTACAGTGCTGAGAAAGGCTATGCTCAAGACCATCGCCACTATCAACGAATTGATTGACGGTATCCCGGAGAGTACCATCCAGTCGGAGAGTGTCGATACTCGAAGCTTGCTCAATTTCGCCGTTACGGACGGAAAGAGTGTGATTTGCACACGATACATCAGCAGCGCGACGGACGAAGCGGCAAGCCTGTACTACTCATCCGGAACTGAATGGGGAACGAGAACATCTGCACTCAGCGATCGAAATTATCAAATGGAGCGCCAAGACAAGGGCGCCGATATTGTTCTGGTCGCGAGCGAGCCACTGACCTTTGAAAGAG AGAACTGGGTGAATGTTCCCACAAACTCGATTTTGACAATCCACAACCAGACTGTCATGGTTCATCCGATCATTGACAAGTACTACGACCGAAGCCCGTACCACGCCAGATCAAGCGCGTTCGTTCAGACGAAGGGCTTGATGGCGAATGAGAAGATCTCATCGCTGCTTAGTCCGGCGACAGCGTCCTTGCCAAGCCCCGAAACTTCGAAGAAGAGCCTTGGTCCGACCATTCCTTTCGGCCTCTCTCGTAGCCACACACCGGATCCCGGATTTACGGGCAAGTCGCGTTCGCCCAGCCAGCTTCACGAAGTAACAACGCCGGCGGACTCAAAATCAATCATTACCATATCGAGTGCGCAAACCATCACACCACGGCCCCCGGTGCAGGGAAATATCAAGGTGAAACGGGCTGCGCCAGAGCAGGTTTCTCCCAACGTTGACAGTGACACCGAGTCACTGCTTCCTGAGGACCAAAATCAGAACAGAACAGAATTCGGACATCCTAACAAGCTGTCAAGATACTTTCCTGAGTTGACCATGTCCTAG
- a CDS encoding Mitochondrial carrier, which produces MSKAAAVKEAVKESLLGAEEPVQLSAQTKARFIANATKDEATGELFMGPDEFTKAVAPEDEDFHKIKREQYGILFGVADRKDTGKITLSEWAAFENLLMKPDAEYEIAFRLFDVDRTGNVKYEDFRKLYELNKGSDSIPFNWECEWAELYIGSKKKRHHMDYPQFSQMLRGLQGERIRQAFQLFDKDGDGFIDPEDFERIIRETSKHKLSDHLLENLSTLCNITLGSKVSYANVRAFQNMIKEIDLVELIVRRACAKSPDGKITRTEFLNQAAKITRFSLFTPMEADILFHFASLDEPSGRLGLGDFAKVLDPSWRNAVYDADDVTSRALGKGATASKALFTSILESAYNFGLGSMAGAFGAFMVYPIDLVKTRLQNQRSARPGERLYKNSIDCFQKVWRNEGPRGLYSGVVPQLIGVAPEKAIKLTVNDLVRGHFTNKEGKIWYGHEILAGGAAGGCQVVFTNPLEIVKIRLQVQGEVAKTVDGAPRRSAMWIVRNLGLVGLYKGASACLLRDVPFSAIYFPTYSHLKKDVFGESPTKKLGVLQLLTAGAIAGMPAAYLTTPCDVIKTRLQVEARKGEATYTGLRHAAKTIWKEEGFRAFFKGGPARIFRSSPQFGFTLAAYEVLQNVLPYPGKPESSKVHTGVGDAISTLKEKLDTSPFARSRNALKIILDIDEDFGKVKVPSQESWKKLPAFMQTNGNSKS; this is translated from the exons ATGAGCAAAGCAGCGGCTgtcaaggaggccgtcaaggagagCCTCCTTGGTGCCGAGGAACCCGTCCAGCTGTCGGCGCAGACCAAGGCGAGGTTCATCGCCAATGCCACCAAGGACGAAGCCACAGGCGAGCTCTTTATGGGCCCCGACGAGTTCACCAAGGCCGTTGCGCCCGAGGATGAAGATTTT CACAAGATCAAGCGGGAACAGTATGGCATCCTGTTTGGCGTCGCCGACCGCAAAGACACCGGCAAGATCACCCTCTCCGAGTGGGCCGCCTTCGAGAACCTGTTGATGAAGCCCGACGCCGAGTACGAGATTGCTTTCCGCCTCTTCGATGTCGACAGGACCGGCAACGTCAAGTACGAGGACTTCCGAAAGCTCTACGAGCTCAACAAGGGCTCCGACAGCATCCCCTTCAACTGGGAGTGCGAGTGGGCCGAGCTTTACATTggcagcaagaagaagcgccATCACATGGACTACCCCCAGTTCTCCCAGATGCTGCGCGGCCTGCAGGGTGAGCGCATCCGCCAGGCCTTCCAGCTGTTCGAtaaggacggcgacggcttcATCGACCCGGAGGACTTTGAGCGCATCATCCGCGAGACCTCCAAGCACAAACTCTCCGACCACCTGCTCGAGAACCTGTCGACCCTCTGCAACATCACTCTCGGCAGCAAGGTGTCGTACGCCAATGTGCGCGCGTTCCAGAACATGATTAAGGAGATTGACCTGGTCGAGCTTATCGTGCGCCGCGCCTGCGCCAAGAGccccgacggcaagatcaCCAGGACCGAGTTCCTCAACCAGGCCGCCAAGATCACCCGATTCTCCCTCTTCACTCCCATGGAGGCCGATATCCTCTTCCACTTTGCCAGCCTCGATGAGCCTTCCGGTCGGCTTGGCCTGGGCGACTTCGCCAAGGTACTCGACCCGTCGTGGAGGAACGCCGTCTACGATGCGGACGACGTCACCTCGCGAGCTCTGGGCAAGGGCGCCACGGCGTCTAAGGCTCTGTTCACCTCGATTCTCGAGTCGGCATACAACTTTGGTCTGGGCAGCATGGCAGGCGCCTTTGGTGCCTTCATGGTGTATCCCATTGACCTCGTCAAGACGCGCTTGCAGAACCAGAGAAGCGCCAGGCCGGGAGAGAGGTTGTATAAGAACTcgatcgactgcttccaGAAGGTGTGGAGAAACGAGGGTCCTCGAGGCCTGTACTCGGGTGTCGTACCCCAGCTTATTGGTGTTGCCCCTGAGAAGGCAATCAAGCTGACTGTGAACGATCTTGTGCGTGGGCACTTCACCAACAAGGAGGGCAAAATCTGGTACGGTCATGAGATTCTTGCTGGTGGTGCGGCTGGCGGTTGCCAAGTT GTCTTCACCAACCCTCTCGAAATCGTCAAGATTCGTCTCCAGGTCCAAGGCGAGGTGGCCAAGACGGTCGATGGAGCACCCAGAAGGTCAGCCATGTGGATCGTGCGCAACTTGGGACTTGTTGGTCTCTACAAGGGTGCCTCTGCTTGTTTGTTGCGTGATGTGCCCTTCTCGGCCATCTACTTCCCTACCTACAGCCACCTGAAGAAAGACGTCTTTGGCGAATCTCCCACAAAGAAGCTCGGTGTCCTCCAGCTGTTGACTGCCGGCGCCATTGCCGGTATGCCTGCCGCCTACCTCACAACGCCCTGCGATGTCATCAAGACCCGTCTTCAGGTCGAGGCACGCAAGGGAGAGGCTACCTACACCGGTCTCCGCCACGCCGCCAAGACAATCTGGAAGGAGGAAGGCTTCCGCGCCTTCTTCAAGGGCGGCCCCGCACGAATCTTCCGCTCTTCTCCCCAGTTCGGTttcaccctcgccgcctaTGAGGTCTTGCAGAACGTCCTTCCCTACCCAGGCAAGCCCGAGAGCTCCAAGGTCCACacgggcgtcggcgacgcaATCTCGACcctcaaggagaagctcgacacCAGCCCCTTTGCCCGCAGCCGCAACGCTCTCAAGATCATCCTCGACATTGACGAGGATTTTGGCAAGGTCAAGGTTCCGAGCCAGGAAAGTTGGAAGAAGCTGCCCGCCTTCATGCAGACCAACGGAAACAGCAAGTCATGA
- a CDS encoding Lysosomal cystine transporter — translation MNMAVELLPFLSAVFGWIYFLCWSGSFYPQPLLNFRRKTTAGTTVDFPLINCLGFLAYFVSNAAFYYSPLVRSQYAARNHGLTPTVAFNDITFAAHALLLSCITTSQYIPKLWGFAPAHGTKPSRFISGIAAGCVVGVIVIGFVVAAAPGDGDPRTSWCALDVVYAVSYVKLVITLIKYTPQVITNYRNKSTKGWSIWQILLDFSGGLLSVGQQAIDSYMQRDWSGITGNPVKFALGNVSMVYDVVFMTQHYILYRGSDGKADERDSLLRGDDEEHQRLD, via the exons ATGAATATGGCGGTTGAACTCCTTCCTTTCCTgtccgccgtcttcggctgGATCTACTTCCTCTGCTGGTCCGGCTCCTTCTACCCGCAGCCTCTACTCAACTTCCGCAGGAAAACCACGGCCGGCACGACCGTCGACTTTCCGTTGATCAATTGCCTGG GTTTCCTCGCCTACTTCGTCTCCAATGCCGCCTTCTACTACTCTCCTCTCGTCCGTTCGCAGTATGCCGCACGTAACCACGGCCTGACCCCGACCGTCGCCTTCAACGACATCACCTTCGCCGCCcatgccctcctcctttcgTGCATAACCACCTCCCAATACATCCCCAAGCTCTGGGGCTTCGCGCCGGCACACGGGACGAAGCCGAGCCGCTTTATCTCGGGaatcgccgccggctgcgtcgttggcgtcatcgtcattgggttcgtcgtcgctgctgccccgggcgacggcgacccgcGCACGAGCTGGtgcgccctcgacgtcgtctaCGCCGTCTCCTACGTCAAGCTCGTCATCACCCTCATCAAGTATACCCCGCAGGTCATCACCAACTACCGCAACAAATCGACCAAGGGCTGGTCCATCTGGCAGATCCTCCTCGACTTCTCCGGCGGTCTGTTGTCTGTGGGCCAGCAGGCCATCGACTCGTACATGCAACGCGACTGGTCTGGAATCACGGGCAACCCGGTCAAGTTTGCGCTGGGCAACGTCTCCATGGTATACGATGTCGTGTTCATGACACAGCACTACATTCTGTACCGCGGTTCTGACGGCAAGGCCGACGAAAGGGACTCGCTTCTCCGAGGGGACGACGAAGAGCATCAGAGACTAGACTAG